One Alnus glutinosa chromosome 3, dhAlnGlut1.1, whole genome shotgun sequence genomic region harbors:
- the LOC133864044 gene encoding sulfite exporter TauE/SafE family protein 3-like, with protein MMAGIGYERWGSRLIIGLMVVIAFLVMASAKQTSEQRASTYKVTEEVEPRYVMKVSKAAAPSGHKHVWPDMKFGWKIAVGTIIGFLGAAFGSVGGVGGGGIFVPMFTLIIGFDQKSSTALSKCMITGGAAATVFYNLRQRHPTLEQPIIDYDLALLFQPMLVLGISIGVSFNVIFAEWMITILLIIIFIVMSTKAFLKGVETWKKETRVKKEVAQRLQSNGAAGSEAREPRPEPEDPSNGTGTETKDSKRAEVSILKNIYWKELGLLVAVWAIILAVQIAKNYTNTCSAAYWALNLLQIPVAVGMTTYEAVNLYKGRRVIASKGEAGTNWRVYQLVLYCACGIVAGVVGGLLGLGGGFILGPLFLELGIPPQVSSSTATFAMAFSSSMSVVEYYLLKRFPVPYALYFFGVATIAALVGQHVVTKVIAILGRASLIIFILAATIFVSAISLGGVGIAHMVEQIKHKEDLGFESLCT; from the exons ATGATGGCCGGGATTGGATATGAACGGTGGGGATCGAGATTGATTATTGGATTAATGGTTGTGATTGCTTTTCTTGTTATGGCTTCGGCAAAACAAACTTCGGAGCAAAGAGCTTCAACTTACAAAGTGACTGAAGAGGTTGAACCTCGTTATGTAATGAAAGTGTCCAAGGCTGCTGCTCCATCGGGTCATAAGCATGTTTGGCCG GACATGAAATTTGGCTGGAAGATTGCTGTGGGTACAATAATTGGATTCTTGGGTGCAGCGTTTGGGAGTGTGGGAGGGGTTGGCGGTGGTGGAATTTTTGTTCCGATGTTCACCTTGATTATTGGGTTTGATCAGAAATCTTCGACGGCTCTATCAAAAT GTATGATCACGGGTGGAGCAGCTGCAACTGTTTTCTACAACCTAAGGCAAAGGCATCCTACCCTTGAGCAGCCCATCATTGACTATGACCTGGCACTTCTATTTCAACCAATGTTGGTGCTGGGGATCAGTATTGGAGTTTCTTTCAATGTGATTTTTGCTGAATGGATGATCACAATCTTGTTAATTATTATCTTCATAG TTATGTCAACCAAGGCTTTCCTCAAGGGTGTTGAAACATGGAAAAAGGAAACCAGAGTTAAAAAG GAGGTTGCTCAACGCTTGCAATCAAATG GTGCTGCTGGCAGTGAAGCTCGCGAACCCAGACCTGAACCTGAAGACCCAAGCAACGGCACTGGTACAGAAACCAAGGACTCTAAGAGAGCAGAG GTCTCTATTCTTAAGAACATTTACTGGAAGGAACTTGGACTTCTTGTGGCTGTCTGGGCCATAATTCTTGCAGTTCAGATTGCCAAG AATTACACAAATACTTGTTCAGCGGCATATTGGGCATTAAACCTGCTGCAG ATCCCTGTGGCCGTTGGAATGACTACATATGAGGCTGTTAACCTGTACAAAGGGCGGAGGGTGATTGCATCCAAGGGAGAAGCAGGCACAAATTGGCGTGTGTATCAGCTGGTTCTTTATTGTGCCTGCGGCATTGTAGCTGGCGTCGTCGGTGGGTTGCTTGGTCTTGGTGGAGGGTTCATTCTTGGTCCACTTTTTCTTGAGCTGGGAATCCCTCCTCAG GTGTCAAGTTCCACGGCCACATTTGCCATGGCATTTTCTTCATCCATGTCTGTTGTTGAATATTACCTTCTAAAACGCTTCCCAGTTCCTTATG CGCTCTACTTTTTTGGCGTGGCAACCATTGCTGCTCTTGTAGGACAACATGTGGTAACAAAGGTGATCGCCATATTAGGGAGAGCATCGCTGATCATCTTCATCCTAGCCGCCACAATTTTTGTGAGTGCGATATCACTAG GCGGGGTTGGCATAGCACACATGGTTGAACAGATTAAGCACAAGGAGGACTTGGGATTTGAAAGCCTTTGTACATAG